The genomic window GGGCCCACCGAAGGCATCTAATGGAAGCAAGAAGCATTAGAAGAGATTCCTCcagggacattttttttttttcccctccagacGCCACTTCATACCTTGCCCTCCGATCGTCCGTGCCAGTACCAGGCGAAGAGCAGCACCATGCCCAAACACAGCGCAGCCACTAGGAGGCCAGCAGACAGCGTCCACATCCAGGCCGAGGACGAGCGcttctccaccaccaccaccgtcttctcctcctcctcccggaGACCCACTGCCGCTTCCACGTCGGCCGGTGTTGAAGTCAAAGCCACCAtgatgatttgatttgatttgattggagCGCTCTTTTGGGATCACTTCTAGTCCCGCTGGTGAGAGTGAAGTGTCTGTCAGAAGGCCTGTTCTTTTATTGTCTGTGCAGGATGGGAAACTCCCATGATGTCACAATTGAAAGCGAAGCTCCGCCACTTGGATCGAGGACAAAAAGTAgtaggaagaagaaaagaaaaaaaaaaaacttaaacacatcTCCACAAGTAAACCACAATTTTGAGGTTGGAAGATTTCGCAACATTTTTTTGAGGGATGAAGCCAAGAAAGCCACGTGAGCCcatcagaaaaagaaaagggctGAAAAGATTGGAGATTCTGCAAGTTTCCttccttattttattttgacttattTCTCCCATCTGACAAGGATATGTTCCTCACATTTGATAGCAGTCGGTCAAATTCTCTATGATGGTTTTGTCCTTGCAGGACCCtctataaataactaaataattaAGTCAccaccttttgtcttttttcccgGCATAGTGTCTTAaatgaggttaaaaaaaaatggtctgaATTTAGAATAACACTAAACAATTGTAAAATTCAGTGGGAATTCACAACAAAACCACAACGCGATGAAAAGAAGGATAGTCCTTTTGTCAACCAGCCAAGcacaagttaaaaaaagaaacaaaagttaTTTTTAGAAGTGTCACTACTTGTCATAACAAGCTGTGACGTCACTAGTCTCTGAAACCATTTGTAATTGAGCACTTGATTTGATTGGCATGCAAGAAACCTTCAACCACTTTATGGAATTTTGGATTTTTGTTCGTTACATTTGATTGCATTCATCAAAATTGATCatactcagatttttttttttctgtgctatTTGCCCACCTGAATATGTTTTATTGAACTTTTTACACATTATATGCACTTTACTTTGGAGTCAGCCAGTCCTTAACCGGAACATGTAATTTTAAGATCCcactatttgttttcaaatcacaAAATGGACAATCATTTCTAAAAGATGATTTTTCACAAAGAATACATAAAGTAAATTCACGTCATTGGTGTGCATTCCAAATGAACCATCTGAATGGATATGAATAACTATTATTTCTAgttgatatttttattattatatttattttattatttattttaattgtattatcaTTTATTAAGCACATGGAAGGATCAAACTAAATACAACAATTTAAATaactattatttttattacatttgatatttttattagatttattttggttgtattattatttattaagcaTATGGAAGGATGAAACTATAAATAAACAGTTTTTATACGGTGCCCATGTTGCATCGACGTAATGAGATCATGTCCTGGGAATAAATAGAAGTTCGCGGAATCGGAAATCTTTCCAAATGATCAATTATGTGACCTGACGTTAATCAAAGAGAGAGGCAATGCTGAGTATCGGTACACTTGCCCACACAACCAGGGTGTCAGATGGACAAAAGCCAACCCGGTTTTCCTCGCAGAACAGTGGAAAATGGCCAACAATCAACTTCGTCAAACAGGTTTGCACGCTGTGTATTGCGTAACTTTTTCCAGCGTGCCCAACCAGTCCAGGCAGATCAATCCTGTCACGTTCATTCATtcctatttgttcatttattgtgCGCGTGTGGAATATTTGGGCAACTTTCCCCGTAACTCGTGGGACTTGTGTAACGACAAACTCCCCCAAGACAAAGCTGGCTTTTGATGAACGCCAGCCAGGTCCAGGTGGACCCTCgtgacctttcttttttttaacacattcttTCTCACTGATCCTTGTCACGCATATTTCCATTCGGCCTTCCCCAACTCCGCTTCAAATTCCGAAGATTCTCAATTTTCGAAATGAATCTAGTCTAAAAGTGGCAGAAAGTGCCACCAAGGCTCATAAATATAAAGCAACTGATGCTACGTTAGCGTAGCAACGTAATAGCCCATAAATCAAAAAGGATATAAAAGAGTAGACAATGACCTCGCACGGTTGAGCCATGTTCGAACCAAAATAGACTCTTTGCGTGTGGTATCATCAATTATTTGCAAAGGAAGTGGAATTCCGGTTAACCAAACCGCTTCGTATGAGAAAACATCTTCGTTCCAGGGAATCAAATGATTGacaagcgcttttcaaaaagaaCCGGTTTGAATTCCCATCTCCAGATCTTTTGAGTTGGAAGCAGCCAATGACTTTTTTTGGGCCAGCGACAAGTTTTCATCCGAATTTGAAATCAGTTGTTGCGGTTACATTCATTTCGGCCAATTAATCAATTCGACGGGTTTGGAGGTTTGACAATATTGGGAACTCTGTTTTTCTAACAGATGCCTGTCTCTCAGTTAGCTCAGGGTTAAGAATAtggtatattttatttaaaaaaaaaaaaagaaagtcttgCCCCCATTTTACAGCAATTGGGCGGGTTAATTAGTTTTTCAGGAATTAATTGAGTTGAGTAGCATCAACATAGAATATAAATActgaaaaataaacaatcaaatgaactcttttttttctttttttttttttcttccaacgtAGTCAATGGAATTGCATCAAAATGTAGTATTTCATTTGTGAAACACGATCGTAATGGATGACTGCAGGGCATTGAGTGTTGTGTAAAAGTGTGTTGATGTCGTCACGCCTCTTTTTCAGCCTATTGGCTGGAAGGAAATAAACCAGGAAGTTTTGACGGCCACCTGGGGAAGCTGATGACAGCCATGCTTTGTTACGACAAGATCTCGGGGAAAGTTTCGCAATCATTTCAGGCTACCTGGCAAACATTTATGACGTGAGCAATTTGGGAATGAACAGTTGTCGTCACAGTTGAGGAAGTAAAGCAAATGATGAATTCAGTGAACCCCGGTTTCTTAACACGATGCACGGCTACCTATGGGATTTCAAAATGGGTCATCACGCTTTGTTtgaatttatttgaatttattCAAACACACAGAAATCGGAATCTAAAATGTCACGCTATAGCAGGGGTGAAAAAGGACGAGCAACGATTTAGTGGGGATTGACTGtagcaataaaaaatatagtcaTAATTATTATTCAAAGTTGTTAGCTGAAGATAAATTGTTGAGCAAATTAAGTCATTGCAAAAATGTATTACTTGTCTGTCTAAtatttttattgtatataaatatatgaattGTTAAAGAATATATTTATTAAACATATTTAATTGTAAGAAATGATATTATGTATGGTTGAGTGACCAGGCACCTAGCCAGCTGGTTTCCCTTTTGTGTgcgtaaaaaaaacaattctattcttggattttatttattcttatacACTGGAATAAATTCAAATGAATTGTTTGGGTTGCACTTTTTAAAATCAGCATACAAAATTATCAATTGAAAATTcataaatcaataaatgatTGGTATTTTGCCTACAACTGACGTTATAATTAGTATCTCTCAATGTATAATGTAtaaaaaatccataaatgctTTGCAGTTTTATAtagaaaactaaaaaaaattaaccaCATTAAAAATAGTAAATACAATCTTTACCTTGAAAAAAATCCCCAATAAAGCCAATATAACAATAAGCATTAacattaaacattaaaataaatcaataaacgaCTTACAATGTGACCAATaacattgagattttttttttttttttatatataaaacatGACAATATATGATATTCAGTTTTCCCGGCAAATTAGCAGTAACATTCATTTCTGATTCACAACATATTTTACTTAGACAACATATTTCTGGAATATAAAACTGATCTAGTCTATTCATAGAATAATTAAAATGACTTAACACGGGTGTGTATTAATTAAGGtatgctatgtgtgtgtgtttattatgaTGTCACTTGTAGTGAGCGACGTCACACAAAGTGAAAGTGTTTGTTAAAGGCGAGGAAGAAACAGCGCTACCGAGTGGCCAGTCCAAATATTGCAGTTTGGATTCACCTACTGAACCCAACCAACAAAACAAAGTGAGGTACGATGTGCTCAAACTTGCTATTTTTCCTCGCTCGTAATTGACGAGATGAGATTCACGATATAATCTGTTGATCTTCGCTCGAGTTAGGTCAAACGTCTCGAGTCCCCCGCCTCCGCTAATGGATCTGAAAGGCGCCCCAAAAAGTGTCGTCGGTTCGAAAGTCTCCACTGATATTAACGCTGACGCTGTCCCCCTCCCGGAGGCGCACCATCTTGGCCACCCACACGGAGCCGTGGGACGTGCCCGCCGGGTAGGAGCCCTCAACCAGCTTCCTGATGCTTTTGCCAGACGTGGCGTTTTTTGTCACAATCACACGTTGCTCTCCGCTTCCGGACTGTTCAGTGAAGGTCACCTGGGCGTACAGGAAGTAGACGCCATCCCTCCCAAACTGGATGGAGTCATCCCGAAGTTCTAGGGAGCATCGGTCGCACGTGGGTGAGCTCGACTCCCAAGGTTGTCCTTTAGTAGCTGCGGGGAAAAGAACTTTGTGAGAACTACAAATGTAAAAACTccatcaaatctttttttgtggCGTTCCTCAGGGATCCTTTGCGAATCCCCTAAACATCATGCAGGTATTtgtgaatgttacatcaggatTGCTTTCCAATGCCACattcataaacaaacaaaaaagtaccgtattttccggactataaggcgcaccttcaatgaatggcccattttaaaacttaatccttatataaggcgcaccggactataaggcgcactattaatgcatcatgtcagattttgaatccaaatcatatcattctccattttatctttttcatttAAACTTAAGGTgctacaaattactttataatcacaaaataatgatccatagtctttttgattcatgattcatagtcttcagcaggccacttatacttgatttcatgacacaatgctttgggacagcttaaatttaggaatttggtccatatataaggcgcaccggactataaggcgcactgtcagcttttgagaagattctaggtttttaggtgcgccttatagtccggaaaatacggtaagtccaGAATTGAAAGATCTGCCGATGCTTACGTTTCATGATTTGTATGTATGAATGAGAGGAACCTGGGAACACCCCAACGGACATCAACGAAGCTCCTGTAAGAAGAAATATGTCCAATTTAATCTAGTAGACAATTAGTTTTGTCCCACCAACGTAGATAAATGAAAGTTGACGTACGTGTCGGATTGAAATTATTTCCACCGCTCAGCGTTGTGCCTTCTCGTAGTTCCACGAAGGCCACATGCTTGATGAAGTAGCCCAGCAGCGCACCCACGAGCAGAACGGCCACGGTGAGGAAAGTGAGCCATACCTGCAGCAGAACCTTCTTCATGGACCACGGCCGGGAATCCATTCTGTTTACATGTAAATACAATCCAGGCGAGAATTAAAAGATCATTTCGATTGTAGTGACACAGGATGAGATTTTCAAAGAGAGCATCACTCACCCGCTGTGTTGTTGCTCTCGCTGTCTGAATTCACACGTCGCTCGTCGAAATTTTgtaccacattttctttttgtggtcaaaCAGAGAGGaagcgagggggggggcgtgggggaTGCGGCAAGTGAACACGTAGGTGGCTCCGATACCAAATGCGTCGTATCGTTTTTGCTGAAACTGAGAAACGTAATCCTATTCGGATGCCAGTGTTGTTGAGTAAAACAAAAGTGAATTggattaaagtttttttttttaaacatgaaaaatgttaaagaaagaaaaagtgttgCGGTGCGATCGAAAGTCTTTTCCTGATCTAAAAACATTTACTCGTGTGCCACGTCTTTATCGATGTGGGCGGTGTGAAATTCCCATGTTTATAGGTCACCCTGTTATTTTACCATCGAAACCTTCGAGTCTTTCTGCTTTCACTGGAAGACTGAATAAAATAGCgataatagcaaaaaaaaataaaaatactttcaaCTCCAGGAGCAGCTTGCGGGGGTTCCTCAGGGCTCCTATCCGAGTCCCCTGTAATTTGCGATCAGTTGGAAACCAATTTTACAATGTTGTAAGATTTTTTTaatgagggagggatggatggatggatggatggatgattttgTGAGGTTCCTCCACTGTAACATATGTAATTGCATCCTTTTCCAAAGCATCTCATGCGGGCAAGTTTCTCTCACCCCGAGAGATGAGTCAAACGTATCGTTTCACTTTAAGGTTGTTTCGTTGGGGAATTCCCTCGCATCCTGGCAGCTTTCTTTTGGATCGTGTAAATGTCACCAACTTTCTCCTTACTCATCTGTGTCgagcccacgcacacacacacacacacactgacaaataaacacaacagACGCCTACACCATTCACGGTGTTGTTTACAAGGTGCTGTCCCTTCTAACATGAAgatatttttcattcttttgccCAAAGTTGACCTGGCATAGCTATTATTAAAAAGTCTCCATTCTATTTTTGGGGGATAGGCTGGAACAGCTTGACGGCATAAAATGAAAAGATTGCATTTTTAATCGATTttattgtggctttttttttaatatttcatcaTTTTACATGTGGTGTTGAAAATACCTTGGTCAATTCATAAATTTTAAGATGGCAATATctcaacattttttaaactgaAGATAATTCATTGGCAATTTCGGTACAGATTTTACTAACAAACATGAGGAAGATGTTTGTGGTTTGTTCTAGCAGGCTGACTGTGATCCTCGAGTTTGACGCCCGTGTCTTACGAGTCCCCCTTGAGAACGGTCAGCAGCTCGCCACTCTCCTGAAGCTCCTTGACAATGTCCAGACCTCCGACGAGGTCGCCCTTCACGTACAACTGTGGGTAGGTGGGCCAGTTGGAGTAAGTCTTGAGCCCCTGGCGGACTTCTTCGTCATCCAGGATGTTGAACGTGTCGTAGTCCGCTCCGGCGCCATTCAGGATCTCCAGGATCTGCCGGCTGAAGCCGCAACGCGCCGCCTCCTTGCTGCCCTTCATGAACAACATCACCGGGCTCCGGTTGATGGCCTCCTTGAGTCGATCCTCAAGGGTGACAGCCTTTGGGCAGACGCTCTCCAGCTCGCCCGACTCGGCCAGCTCCTTGGCGATGTCCAGGCCGCCCACCAGATCGCCTTTGACATACAACTGCGGGTAGGTTGGCCAGTTGGAGTAGGTTTTCAGACCCTGGCGCACTTCTTCGTCGGAGAGGATGTCGAAGGTGCTGAACTTGATGCTTCTCTCGTTGAGGAGGGCCACCATCTGCCGGCTGAAGCCGCAACGGGGCTCCTGAGCGGTGCCCTTCATGAAGAGCATGCAAGGCGCCGCGTTGATCAGCTTCTTCAACCGCTCGTTCAGGTCAGCCGGGCCTCGTTCGGGCTCCGAGGCCCCGCTCGCAACCAGGCGCTGGACCTTCTTTGTGAGCTCCGGAGCGTGGGCCCCGTCCAACCGGTCCACTTGCACGCCGCCCTTAAAGAGGACAAACGTGGGGACGGATGCGATGGCGTACTTCTCCGACACCTCCGGCACCGCTTCAGCCTCTAGCTTGACGAATGTGGCTTTAGCATGTTGCTTGGCCAGCTCGGTCAACACTTCGTTCATCTGGCCGCACTGGGGAGCCCATGACGCTTGGAAGTGAACCACCGCGAATCGAGAGCCGTCTTTGACCAGGATAGACTCAAACTCCGCTTGAGTTTTCGCCTCCACCAAGTTCGCCATGTTGCTGCTAGCACCGCTTCCGGTATTCTGTAAGGTGACGCAACTGTGACATCGACCGCTTGTTAAAATTAATtatataaattaattaaaatagaGGAACTGTGACATTTCCATCCCGTCATTTGCAGCGTCTCCAccaataatgtatttatttaaatttaattgaaatgtgAGTCGTTACTGCGAGGACGTTTCTGTCTTCATTACGTCACTTCCATTACCCCGGTATAAGTGCTAGCTAGCTCGAGACGCTAGCCGGAAAGCGTTTGGAATTTGGTGATAAGAAACAGAAGTGTACGACAGATAAGTGATACGACCAGAGTCGCCATTAAGGTAATACGATGTTTTTTATGTAAGTGATAGCCATTGCGATAATAGTTTAAATAAGGAAAATAAGAAATACTTTGTTGTTGCTTAACGTTAGGTCAGGGCTCGGCTCTTGTTAGCTTCGTTGCTAACTTCGCCACACAGGAGCGGTCGCTAGTAAGCTGAGGAAGAGGTTACTCGTGTTTTTTTCGTTCAAGTATACACAATTGAACGAGTGTTTTTattgtaatattatttttattataatatttgAGTAATATCAGTTTGCAGTCCGGAGTTTCCTACTCGGCTAGCTAGATGATTCCTGACCGTCAATCTAGTACATACAGGTCAAAACAACAGCGCTGATGAAAGTGGCAGCCTTTCGAGAAGCAACGTGTTTAAGCCTATCATTAGAtttattaggaaaaaaaaaatctgccagaTTAGGTCTCAATATTGCTGTTGTgatcatttttaaaattataatcTATATTTCTATCAATCCATCCCTCTAGCTAATATTTCTGCATAGTAGAACCTTTAGGTGACACCAAAGGTTTGCTGGGCAGCCATTACATATGAATGTGAATATTGAATAGGATTCTGTCGTTTTGGCTTTTTAACCTTTTTGTATTTTCCAGGAACACCATGGAGGAACAAAGTGCAGACATAGAAGTGACCGTCAAAACATTAGACTCTCAGAGCAGAACCTACACTGTTGGTGCTCAGGTAAATGAGAAAGTAACTCCACAATGGGCTTTCAATTTCAGAATAGGCATCTGATTTGTGGTATTTCCCCCTCCACTTCCTGTAGCTAACTGTGAAAGAGTTTAAAGAGCACATTGCGTCTTCTGTGGGGATTCCCATTGACAAACAGAGGCTCATCTACCAAGGTCGAGTCTTGCAGGAGGAAAGGACCTTGGCAGACTACAGTGAGTAATCCACACAACAAAATGCGACGCTACCCGATGAAAACCATTAGATATTTTGCCTCTCCAACATTTCCTGTGTCTTAGATGTGGCTGGCAAGGTGATTCACTTGGTGGAGCGCGCTCCCCCTCCACCTTCCCAACCTGGCTCGGGGTCTGGCGGCGGTTCAGCCGAGAGCGGTGTCGGCGGCTCATCATCGTCGCAGGATGGGCCTCAGGCTCCTCCTCCACATGACCGCAACGCCAACAGTTACGTCATGCTGGGAACCTTCAACCTCCCCGTCAACATCATGGACCCTCAACAAATACAAGTACGACCTGTGGACCTTGGTAGTTTTCACGATTTATTGTCTTTCCAGTTTCCAGcgttgatttttgttttccctCCCTTGTTTAGATGTCAGTTCAGCAGATGGTGTCCGGCATGGGGGACAATGCGAGGAACGCCAGAGTGACAACTAGCACTGGGGTAATCCAACCGGTTGGTCAAGAAGCTTTGTGGCGGTTTAGTAATCTAGACGCTGGAGTCATTTCCTCCGCCTTCTCCCTTTCAGAACAACGGCTCGGTGAATGTGCACATTGACATGGATCAGCCGGTGCAGAGCGAACCTCGGCTGAGGTTGGTGCTCGCTGAGAACATGCTGAGGGACATCAATGACCTCATCGAAAGAATGGAGGTGAGACCCCCCCTCCCTCGAGTCTAATTCAGGCTTTTTGCCAAGTACGGTATTCAAGTTCCCTTGAATTGAGTAAATTGCATTTATGTCAGGGCCGGACAGCTGACCCGTCCGCCCATACCCAAAGAGAGACTCCGTCCTCTGCTGCCCCGCCTCCTCCCTCGTCTTCGTTCCCCACCTCCACCCCGACTCCTTCTGCTCAGCCAATGGACTTCCTCCCTCCACCGGTGACACAGCCACCCTCCGCCTCCTCTGTGCCGTCTGAGGGGCCGACGCCTCAACCTGGACCGCAGTGAGTCAACCTCACACTCGTGTTGTCGCTTACAATTAGCTCCTAATGACAAGTAATGATCGTTTTTCTTCGACTAGACACCCCAGCCCAGCCGAGCTGGCCGAGATGTTGTCGGAACTGCGGCGGGTGGAGGAGAGGCTGCAGCCCTTCATCCAGAGGGCTCACACCATCTTGGAGACGGCCACCTCTGcagaatacaacaacaacacagtaGGACTTCTTTCTTGTCATGTAGAAAATATGAGAATATGATTCTGctcgtgatgtcatttttttttccccaaacttttttttttaatgctcgcAGGAAAGAGAGGACGACCAGCAGACGCTGGTCCTCACATGGGAGTGTCTGCGTCTCTTGGGCAATGCCCTGGTGGCCCTGAGTGACCTGCGGCTGAATCTCCTCAGCCCCGTGCCACGCCACCTTCACGTGGTGCGACCCATCTCCCATTACACGGTTCCTGTTACGATGCCCGGCACCGTGCACCACCACATTCCCGTGCAAGTAAGTTTGAAAGTGGACACTGAAGGCATGTAACCAAGTACTTTTTAGGtagctttttatttaattttttcccAATACTTTCTTAGGTATCTGTACTACATACCATAGGGCTGGGGGGGTTCTCCCAAATCAAAAATATACGTTTGACACACATTTTTGGTCCCGGTTGCCGGCAATGTTGTACTCAACCTATTTACAGACTATGAGCACCCTCTCTTGGTGGAAAATCGAAACTGCAGTCAGTGAGATTTTCCCTTTAAGGGGCACAATTAGGTGTCGCGTCATTGATTGTATGTTTGGCATAGTTTTTAAACTGAACACATCTCCCTCTGACAGATGAACCTGGGCGCCACCATGGCCGCCGCAGCCAACGCCACCGAGGGACAAGCTCCTACCGCCCCGCCGGCCGGCCAGTCGGAGCAGGCAGGTCAGGGACAGACCTCTACCCCACAGACTTCCCCGTCCAATCAGCAGGCCGGACAGGGACAGGGCCAGCCTGGCCCCCGCGTCATCAGGATCAGCCACCAGGCAGGCCCGGTGGTCATGATGCAGATGAACACGGACGGTGTGTTGTCCCGTGCCTGTCACGGATGGAATGTTTCTGACATGGCATGGCTGCCATTGCggcattttattggttaaatgtGACTTCCCCCCCCAGGATAGACATAGTGGTCATACCAGTGTTTGTTCTTCTTGTGAAAAAAATGGGTCTATTTTGTGACATTTGcgcatgttgtgtgtgtgtgtgtgtgtgtgtgtgtaggcacCGGGCCAAACCAGACTGCTGGTCATCAGATGCCAGGACagccaggtaaaaaaaaaacacatttccctAGTTCAGGTACCCTTTTCACACTGGCTAATACTCTTTTCGGTTTCCTTTAGCTGGTCTTCCTCCAGACTTCATGCGTAATCTCATGCAACAGATTACACAGTACGCCACGGCGGTGGCGACcagcgccgccaccgccgccgccactggCCAGCCAGTACCGCCGCAGCCCACCCCTCCCGGCTACAGCTCGACGGCCAACTCCTCTGCCACAACCACGGGTCCCAACACCCCGACTACTACGCCCACTGCGCCGCCGCCTCCCCCTCACGCCGGCCCCCAACCCCAGGCTCGAGTGGTCTTCACCCGACCCTCCTTTGCTCCCAATATCCCTCTGCCGGCGTTCGGCACCCGAGGGACTACCATAAATGTTAGGGCGGCTATGCCGGGCCAGCAGCCAGGGCCGGTAGGAAACAT from Syngnathus typhle isolate RoL2023-S1 ecotype Sweden linkage group LG10, RoL_Styp_1.0, whole genome shotgun sequence includes these protein-coding regions:
- the lta gene encoding lymphotoxin-alpha isoform X1, which produces MFLDQEKTFDRTATLFLSLTFFMFKKKNFNPIHFCFTQQHWHPNRITFLSFSKNDTTHLVSEPPTCSLAASPTPPPSLPLCLTTKRKCGTKFRRATCEFRQREQQHSGMDSRPWSMKKVLLQVWLTFLTVAVLLVGALLGYFIKHVAFVELREGTTLSGGNNFNPTRASLMSVGVFPGSSHSYIQIMKPTKGQPWESSSPTCDRCSLELRDDSIQFGRDGVYFLYAQVTFTEQSGSGEQRVIVTKNATSGKSIRKLVEGSYPAGTSHGSVWVAKMVRLREGDSVSVNISGDFRTDDTFWGAFQIH
- the lta gene encoding lymphotoxin-alpha isoform X2, producing the protein MDSRPWSMKKVLLQVWLTFLTVAVLLVGALLGYFIKHVAFVELREGTTLSGGNNFNPTRASLMSVGVFPGSSHSYIQIMKPTKGQPWESSSPTCDRCSLELRDDSIQFGRDGVYFLYAQVTFTEQSGSGEQRVIVTKNATSGKSIRKLVEGSYPAGTSHGSVWVAKMVRLREGDSVSVNISGDFRTDDTFWGAFQIH
- the glrx3 gene encoding glutaredoxin 3, which translates into the protein MANLVEAKTQAEFESILVKDGSRFAVVHFQASWAPQCGQMNEVLTELAKQHAKATFVKLEAEAVPEVSEKYAIASVPTFVLFKGGVQVDRLDGAHAPELTKKVQRLVASGASEPERGPADLNERLKKLINAAPCMLFMKGTAQEPRCGFSRQMVALLNERSIKFSTFDILSDEEVRQGLKTYSNWPTYPQLYVKGDLVGGLDIAKELAESGELESVCPKAVTLEDRLKEAINRSPVMLFMKGSKEAARCGFSRQILEILNGAGADYDTFNILDDEEVRQGLKTYSNWPTYPQLYVKGDLVGGLDIVKELQESGELLTVLKGDS